A window from Primulina huaijiensis isolate GDHJ02 chromosome 13, ASM1229523v2, whole genome shotgun sequence encodes these proteins:
- the LOC140991794 gene encoding CST complex subunit STN1, translated as MRSLYYTHVKLMAFDFLALTPCPTVPISFSRKGMPVLHVESLGIVVTRELKPGKFLKFTIDDGTGCIPCVLWLNQLVSPYFSRRDPLGVRFNADMATKLASQIQLGAVARVHGKVKGYRGTLQITVSDVVLEADPNAQVLHWLECVRLARNYDKFPKNRASGGEKGSI; from the coding sequence ATGCGATCACTTTACTACACCCACGTCAAATTAATGGCTTTCGATTTCCTTGCTCTTACGCCATGCCCCACGGTCCCAATCTCTTTTTCCCGAAAAGGTATGCCTGTTTTACATGTTGAGTCTCTCGGAATCGTGGTGACCCGGGAACTAAAACCGGGGAAGTTCCTAAAATTCACCATTGATGATGGCACTGGCTGCATCCCTTGTGTCCTCTGGCTCAATCAACTAGTCTCTCCTTACTTCTCAAGGCGCGATCCGTTAGGTGTTCGATTCAATGCCGATATGGCAACCAAACTTGCCTCACAGATTCAGCTGGGTGCTGTCGCAAGGGTCCACGGGAAGGTGAAGGGCTACAGAGGGACGCTCCAAATAACGGTTTCTGATGTTGTTTTGGAAGCAGACCCGAATGCACAAGTACTGCACTGGTTGGAATGTGTGAGGTTGGCTAGGAATTACGATAAGTTTCCAAAGAACAGAGCTAGTGGAGGTGAGAAGGGTTCAATTTGA